In Pochonia chlamydosporia 170 chromosome 3, whole genome shotgun sequence, the following are encoded in one genomic region:
- a CDS encoding ribosomal protein l24e (similar to Colletotrichum gloeosporioides Nara gc5 XP_007278016.1): MAAAQMPRPPYPPMSYHTPQSNSPASVASPSQHDQHRSLYGQPPSQHLQQSMYYQPQSHYQPMPHHPSASPYAQHAQHPHHPQQSMTSQPNMMMSHTAPQNQMAQHAAQHAQAGMTGSPRPKIEPQVPVQLQKQAQTSPMPQTQHQPNAPQLQSPGNAPPGVNPNAAPGPIPATTPLVVRQDGNGVQWIAFEYSRDRVKMEYTIRCDVESVNTDELSPEFKQENCVYPRACCPKDQYRGNRLMYETDCNRVGWALAQLNPPLRGKRGLIQRAVDSWRNSNQDPRLRSRRVRRMAKMNNRKQVQGTPTPHPGANHLPGPSGPSGMPAAPAPMGHGAPPMGKPGMGSMGQPLHHHAGAHDGGAPGGGDEVGHGTAYEDQHQHHQGTTAQGHHGGGDDVRPAHVFTGYVGQGYPASAQGGPMSHMAPRASGSSAIPARSHSRAHADEPEGLFPDVPEAKKRKFILVDDNMRGGQRLRVRVTLDGVDTNEIPDSFRKGASVFPRSYFPREMQSPPPSATGSQFFMDDMSDDGIQETEGRELGRRGTAKSASQTMKVSMAEGQDGEIDVPRMRRAYRGKEVKLNDLAYRMAWLQSRVFAGRTVFLQRALDTYRGKIRTAIEGTMQDVATVAPHYETRAGKRRWNDRKRRGEHGNDE, from the exons ATGGCCGCCGCCCAAATGCCTCGCCCTCCCTATCCTCCCATGTCTTACCATACGCCGCAATCCAACTCTCCAGCATCTGTCGCCTCCCCTTCGCAACATGATCAGCACAGGAGTCTGTACGGCCAACCGCCGTCACAGCATCTTCAGCAGTCAATGTACTATCAACCTCAATCGCACTATCAACCCATGCCTCACCATCCTAGTGCGTCTCCATACGCCCAGCATGCTCAACACCCACATCATCCGCAACAATCCATGACTTCTCAGCCAaacatgatgatgtcgcACACGGCTCCCCAGAACCAGATGGCACAGCACGCTGCCCAGCACGCACAGGCTGGGATGACTGGAAGCCCGAGACCAAAGATCGAACCTCAGGTCCCTGTCCAACTCCAGAAACAGGCGCAGACATCACCCATGCCACAGACTCAACATCAGCCCAATGCACCACAGCTGCAAAGCCCAGGAAACGCCCCTCCCGGTGTTAACCCTAATGCCGCACCAGGTCCCATTCCCGCGACTACTCCACTGGTTGTGAGACAGGACGGCAATGGTGTTCAATGGATTGCTTTCGAGTACTCCCGCGATCGAGTTAAGATGGAGTACACCATTCGATGCGACGTTGAATCTGTCAATACCGATGAGCTGTCTCCCGAGTTCAAGCAAGAGAATTGCGTTTACCCAAGAGCCTGCTGCCCTAAGGACCAGTATCGTGGAAACCGTTTGATGTATGAGACTGACTGCAACCGCGTTGGTTGGGCTTTGGCGCAGCTTAACCCTCCGCTGCGAGGCAAACGAGGCCTGATTCAGCGAGCAGTCGACAGTTGGCGAAACAGCAACCAGGACCCACGACTTCGAAGTCGACGAGTTCGCcggatggccaagatgaacaACCGCAAGCAAGTCCAGGGAACACCAACGCCGCACCCAGGCGCAAATCACCTCCCAGGACCGAGCGGACCATCAGGCATGCCAGCAGCTCCCGCTCCcatgggacatggagcacCACCCATGGGCAAACCTGGAATGGGTAGCATGGGACAGCCTTTGCATCATCACGCTGGGGCCCATGACGGAGGCGCCCCAggtggaggagatgaagTCG GCCACGGCACTGCTTACGAAgatcaacaccagcatcaccaaggaACTACCGCCCAGGGCCATCATGGTGGGGGAGACGATGTGAGACCTGCGCATGTCTTCACTGGTTACGTTGGCCAAGGCTACCCTGCCAGTGCTCAGGGCGGGCCGATGTCTCACATGGCTCCCCGAGCAAGTGGCAGCAGTGCCATTCCCGCGCGATCACACAGTCGAGCCCATGCTGATGAACCGGAGGGTCTCTTCCCTGATGTGCCggaggccaagaagcgaAAGTTCATTCTTGTGGATGACAACATGCGAGGTGGCCAAAGACTCCGCGTTCGAGTTACTCTTGACGGCGTGGACACCAATGAAATTCCTGACAGTTTCCGAAAAGGGGCCAGCGTATTCCCTCGAAGCTACTTCCCCCGGGAAATGCAAAGCCCACCTCCTAGCGCAACCGGATCTCAGTTCTTCATGGACGACATGTCCGATGACGGAATTCAAGAGACAGAAGGCCGGGAGCTCGGTCGACGGGGTACTGCCAAGTCAGCTAGCCAAACTATGAAGGTGAGCATGGCTGAGGGCCAGGACGGCGAGATAGATGTGCCAAGAATGAGGAGGGCGTATCGCGGGAAGGAGGTGAAGCTTAACGACTTGGCTTATCGCATGGCATGGCTTCAGAGTCGTGTTTTTGCTGGTCGGACTGTGTTCCTTCAGCGGGCGT TGGACACGTATCGAGGTAAAATTCGAACCGCTATTGAAGGAACGATGCAGGATGTTGCAACGGTAGCACCTCATTACGAGACTCGGGCCGGCAAGCGACGATGGAATGATCGAAAACGACGCGGCGAGCATGGCAACGACGAGTAA
- a CDS encoding casein kinase I isoform epsilon (similar to Aspergillus terreus NIH2624 XP_001209612.1) produces the protein MTTMDLRVGNKYRIGRKIGSGSFGDIYLGTNIISGEEIAIKLESVKAKHPQLEYEARVYKSLAGGVGIPFVRWFGTECDYNAMVLDLLGPSLEDLFNFCNRKFSLKTVLLLADQLISRIEYIHAKSFIHRDIKPDNFLMGIGKRGNQVNVIDFGLAKKYRDPKTHFHIPYRENKNLTGTARYASINTHLGVEQSRRDDMESLGYVMLYFCRGSLPWQGLKAATKKQKYDRIMEKKMTTPTEVLCRGFPNEFAIYLNYTRSLRFDDKPDYSYLRKIFRDLFVREGFQYDYVFDWTVYKYQKNAQAIAQAAGQANPEEDEKARASRTNAATAGQSGAAKPGAIPSSRRKMLERGSGAGVDTPDTNRAIGGSDRM, from the exons atgacgacgatg GATCTCCGCGTCGGTAATAAGTACCGCATCGGCCGAAAGATTGGTTCCGGCTCCTTCGGTGATATTTACCTCGGTACCAACATCATCTCTGGAGAGGAGATTGCCATCAAACTCGAATCTGTCAAGGCGAAGCATCCTCAACTTGAATATGAGGCCCGTGTTTACAAGTCGCTCGCGGGTGGTGTCGGCATCCCCTTTGTTCGCTGGTTCGGTACCGAGTGCGACTACAACGCCATGGTCCTTGATCTCCTTGGTCCTAGTTTGGAGGATCTTTTCAACTTTTGCAACCGCAAGTTCTCGTTGAAGACGGTCCTACTCCTAGCCGATCAACTCATCTCTCGAATCGAGTACATCCACGCCAAGTCTTTTATCCACCGTGATATCAAGCCCGACAACTTTCTCATGGGCATCGGCAAGCGAGGCAACCAGGTCAACGTAATTGATTttggtctggccaagaaatATCGAGACCCCAAAACTCATTTCCATATTCCGTACCGTgagaacaagaacttgaccgGTACTGCGCGATATgcgtccatcaacacccatTTGGGCGTGGAGCAGTCTCGCCGTGATGACATGGAATCCCTGGGCTACGTCATGCTCTATTTCTGCCGTGGGTCTCTCCCCTGGCAGGGCCTGAAGGCtgccaccaagaagcagaagtaTGACCGcatcatggagaagaagatgacgaccCCTACCGAGGTGCTGTGCCGTGGCTTCCCCAATGAGTTTGCCATTTATTTGAACTACACCCGTTCTCTTCGATTTGACGACAAGCCCGACTACAGCTATCTCCGCAAGATCTTCCGTGATCTCTTTGTCCGTGAGGGATTCCAATACGACTATGTCTTCGACTGGACCGTCTACAAGTACCAGAAGAACGCCCAGGCCATTGCCCAAGccgctggccaagccaatcccgaagaggatgagaaggctCGTGCTTCCCGCACCAACGCTGCCACTGCtggacagtctggtgctgccaagCCGGGTGCCATTCCCAGCTCTCGACGCAAGATGCTTGAACGTGGATCTGGTGCTGGCGTAGACACTCCGGATACCAACCGTGCAATCGGCGGAAGCGACAGGATGTGA
- a CDS encoding endonuclease/Exonuclease/phosphatase (similar to Colletotrichum fioriniae PJ7 XP_007601033.1), translating to MSSSTLLDLDRPSTSSTNTNTTTTTTFSNLDVANLRNVNGSTKPAAMAPSAVDLLLLTYNCAKTLVNANIFANHVHTALTNHATTLPDIVVFSIQEIAPLSTSFTGRLDDYYARLERALNLAAQRHEQNGAASWEEPLISVAQTNSVTESAKPQDRPYTIVDKRNVGYTAILVFTRDPERIRDVQHGDVGFGAAEMGNKGAVSVRILYDVDGTGAASTEMTFVATHLAAMEWNLARRNANWAAIMQRLTFSNPEAILDRLRGPEGTPPPTPHQSDDDSDASTERHRLLHETHHEEHLQVRRAMHNISVFKPSSHLFVLGDLNYRISTSSPPPNAVFPSLDPDSENYYPTFLPFDQLTRERHAGRTMHGLTEHEIRFPPTYKYDVLPKESPVADEDELEVPWKFAPHRYPSWTDRILYLDLPPWVKSRSDSPKMRVLAYDALPLLRNSDHRPVYLRMQVPLIAPKDLSPPASIEQNPDIESIKDPRVRLPVEIDPEAWSRRHAARQKELVTGWSAFLWTTKEGAWILTTMLAVGLTTWWLYKTG from the exons atgtcgtcgtcgacttTGCTAGACCTCGACCGGCCGTCGACTTCTTctaccaacaccaacaccaccaccaccaccaccttcaGCAATCTTGATGTCGCCAACTTGCGCAACGTCAACGGCTCGACGAAACCTGCAGCTATGGCGCCCTCGGCCGTAGATCTACTGCTGCTCACCTACAACTGTGCAAAGACCTTGGtgaacgccaacatctttgcGAACCACGTGCACACCGCGTTGACCAACCATGCCACCACCTTGCCCGATATTGTGGTTTT TTCCATCCAGGAAATCGCACCACTGAGCACATCCTTCACAGGACGACTCGACGACTACTATGCCCGACTCGAGCGTGCTCTTAATCTTGCTGCCCAAAGACACGAGCAAAACGGCGCCGCTTCATGGGAAGAACCTCTAATCTCTGTAGCGCAAACAAATTCTGTTACGGAGTCTGCCAAGCCTCAAGATCGCCCGTATACGATTGTCGACAAGCGCAACGTCGGCTATACTGCCATCCTAGTCTTCACCAGGGACCCCGAGAGAATACGGGATGTGCAACATGGCGATGTGGGCTTCGGAGCTGCTGAAATGGGCAACAAGGGTGCCGTGAGCGTACGAATCCTTTACGACGTCGACGGCACTGGGGCTGCATCGACCGAAATGACCTTTGTAGCCACGCATTTGGCCGCAATGGAGTGGAATTTGGCTAGGCGCAATGCGAACTGGGCAGCCATAATGCAGAGGTTGACGTTTAGTAATCCTGAAGCCATCTTGGACAGGCTCAGAGGACCTGAGGGAACGCCGCCGCCTACACCTCACCAGTCAGATGATGACAGCGACGCCAGCACCGAAAGACATCGCTTGCTGCATGAGACGCATCACGAGGAACATCTTCAAGTCCGACGGGCCATGCACAACATTTCCGTCTTCAAGCCGTCGTCGCACCTATTCGTTTTGGGCGACCTCAACTATAGAATAtcgacttcttctccaccaCCTAACGCAGTGTTTCCAAGCCTAGATCCCGATTCCGAAAACTACTATCCGACTTTCCTACCCTTCGACCAGCTTACGCGCGAGCGGCACGCAGGACGAACCATGCACGGGTTGACAGAGCATGAAATCCGCTTTCCCCCAACATACAAATACGACGTACTACCAAAGGAATCTCCCGTAGCAGACGAAGACGAGTTAGAAGTTCCGTGGAAATTCGCACCACATAGATACCCCAGCTGGACGGACCGCATTCTGTACCTCGATCTCCCTCCGTGGGTAAAGTCGCGAAGCGACAGTCCCAAGATGCGAGTCCTTGCCTACGATGCTCTCCCACTCCTAAGAAACAGCGACCACCGGCCAGTCTATCTTAGAATGCAGGTGCCTCTCATCGCACCAAAAGATCTCTCTCCTCCAGCATCAATAGAGCAGAACCCCGACATCGAAAGTATCAAAGACCCAAGAGTACGACTACCCGTTGAAATCGACCCAGAGGCATGGTCACGGCGCCACGCTGCCCGCCAGAAGGAACTAGTTACGGGGTGGAGTGCATTCTTGTGGACTACCAAGGAGGGGGCGTGGATTCTGACAACCATGCTGGCGGTTGGGTTGACCACCTGGTGGTTGTATAAGACGGGGTGA
- a CDS encoding protein kinase DC2 (similar to Verticillium alfalfae VaMs.102 XP_003007986.1), protein MATTVAQSQAQANMPSNSLTSPAAPSSHASAHEDHHNHNYSRTHHYQAHTNQDAQVEPLPPTHKFTPSNFKVVRTLGTGTFARVCLVRPSNAPDTPLEQDTRDAQVFALKILRKTEVIKLKQVDHVRHERAVLADVAGHPFITNLLASFSDHDSLYMLLDYVPGGELFSYLRKLRRFDEPAARFYAAEIVLVLEYLHEQQGGVAYRDLKPENLLLDKDGHIKLVDFGFAKRLGYKDDHPVETYTLCGTPEYLAPEVIHNKGHTTAVDWWALGILIYEFLTGYPPFWHQNPIEIYKQIVEKPVTFPQDPPISAEAKDIIRSFCTIDRSRRLGNISGGASRVKSHPFFRSINWDDIISRRRSGPIIPPIRYPGDSQCFDTYPEDDGKRDQYTDEMVHKYDQYFEDF, encoded by the exons ATGGCGACTACAGTCGCACAGTCGCAGGCGCAAGCAAACATGCCGTCAAACAGCCTCACCTCACCGGCTGCGCCAAGCTCCCATGCATCAGCGCATGAGGAccatcacaatcacaatTACAGTCGTACTCATCATTACCAGGCGCATACAAATCAAGATGCACAAGTCGAGCCACTACCTCCGACCCACAAGTTCACTCCCAGCAACTTCAAGGTTGTCCGTACTCTGGGAACAG GTACATTCGCGCGCGTCTGTCTGGTCCGACCCTCCAACGCCCCCGACACACCTCTTGAACAAGACACCCGCGACGCACAAGTATTCGCCCTGAAGATCCTGCGCAAAACAGAAGTCATCAAGCTCAAACAAGTCGACCACGTCAGACACGAGCGAGCAGTTTTGGCCGACGTAGCAGGCCATCCCTTCATAACCAACCTCCTCGCCTCCTTCTCAGATCATGACTCCCTATACATGCTCCTCGACTATGTTCCCGGCGGCGAACTATTCAGCTACCTCCGCAAGCTACGACGCTTCGACGAGCCTGCCGCACGCTTCTACGCCGCCGAGATTGTCCTCGTGCTGGAATACCTCCATGAGCAGCAAGGCGGCGTGGCGTACCGCGACCTTAAGCCAGAGAACCTCCTGCTAGATAAAGATGGCCACATCAAACTAGTTGATTTTGGGTTCGCCAAACGTCTAGGCTACAAGGACGACCACCCCGTCGAAACGTACACCCTCTGCGGCACTCCAGAGTATCTTGCCCCCGAAGTAATCCACAACAAGGGCCACACAACCGCCGTAGACTGGTGGGCACTAGGAATCCTGATATACGAATTCCTAACAGGATACCCACCATTCTGGCACCAAAACCCCATCGAAATCTACAAACA AATCGTCGAAAAACCAGTAACATTCCCACAAGACCCCCCCATATCCGCCGAAGCAAAAGACATCATCCGCTCCTTCTGCACAATCGACCGCTCCCGCCGCCTCGGCAACATCTCCGGCGGCGCCAGCCGCGTCAAATCCCACCCCTTCTTCCGCTCCATCAACTGGGACGACATCATCAGCCGTAGGAGATCCGGGCCCATCATCCCGCCCATACGCTACCCAGGAGACTCGCAGTGCTTCGATACGTATCCcgaggatgatggcaagCGGGACCAGTACACGGATGAGATGGTACATAAGTATGATCAGTACTTTGAGGATTTTTGA
- a CDS encoding fumarylacetoacetate hydrolase (similar to Aspergillus oryzae RIB40 XP_001825690.1), with amino-acid sequence MVASTNNHFGPKCLFYRRLGSQGDNLVLIHGLGATSEYFSPLFPELQASYTLHLLDLEGHGQSPTVTDSVVSIESYANDVAEILTLHSVKRATLIAHSMGCLVAVQLAIQHPQLVDKLVLMGPPDTPFPEPVAEHMHSRGDDVRKNGMLEVADFQSERMTSPKAKASNRVAVAAIRLSLLGQTPEGYAKGCSAMASASSMDFLKIHCPVLFLAGSEDRICVPSRCEEYAAQVGGESKVVVLQDVGHFHVFEDFVGVGQAVTSFIK; translated from the coding sequence ATGGTTGCATCCACCAACAATCACTTTGGTCCCAAGTGTCTATTCTACAGACGTCTTGGCAGCCAAGGTGAcaacttggtcttgatccATGGCCTGGGCGCAACTTCCGAATACTTCTCCCCATTGTTTCCGGAGCTCCAAGCTTCATATACCCTACATCTACTTGATCTGGAGGGCCATGGGCAATCTCCCACTGTGACAGACAGCGTCGTTTCGATCGAATCATACGCCAACGATGTGGCAGAGATACTCACCCTTCACAGCGTCAAAAGGGCAACATTGATTGCCCACTCAATGGGCTGTTTGGTCGCCGTTCAACTAGCCATCCAGCATCCTCAACTTGTGGACAAGTTGGTTCTAATGGGGCCGCCAGATACACCTTTCCCAGAACCAGTTGCGGAACACATGCACTCTCGAGGAGACGACGTCCGAAAAAATGGTATGCTTGAAGTCGCCGACTTTCAATCAGAGCGGATGACATCTCCGAAAGCCAAGGCCTCCAACAGAGTGGCCGTCGCTGCTATCCGCCTCTCACTGCTTGGCCAGACACCAGAGGGATATGCCAAGGGCTGCTCAGCAATGGCTTCTGCGTCGTCCATGGATTTTCTCAAAATTCATTGCCCAGTGCTATTTCTAGCTGGTTCGGAGGACCGCATATGTGTGCCGTCTCGGTGCGAGGAATACGCAGCCCAAGTTGGCGGAGAGAGCAAGGTTGTTGTATTGCAAGACGTGGGCCACTTTCATGTCTTTGAGGACTTTGTGGGTGTTGGACAAGCTGTCACATCCTTTATAAAGTGA
- a CDS encoding GTPase activating protein (similar to Coccidioides immitis RS XP_001242220.1), protein MFSNFTNIVQKAQQLIDPTQGLNLTSSDRNPSKASLFQNQFRLPSSQNPLYEINAELTIPPSNATQGDKDHDRGWHYAGKLHLSESYMCFSTTPTSFAQSASTSTSLAFTGQTHGAGPSGNGFTFPLCAIRRVERLNSQNFQFALAITTWNGLLADTPKDKDNNKDVKDAKEQRITIHLAGSRPACERFCDGLKRGLRAGVGNVGKLRKVVAECYSEHLLRSEDRKNASPPDAGLGMVFRYPGDPKKLRDRAKMRLWAEYLRDNGRNTTLMRQPTFHKLIRVGLPNRLRGEIWELTSGSLYLRLENPTLYSDTLTKFEGQESLAIDEIEKDLNRSLPEYPGFQSEDGIGRLRRVLTAYSWVNPDVGYCQAMNIVVAALLIYMSEAQAFFLLSSLCDRLVPGYYSTTMYGTLLDQKVFESLVERTMPILWEHLVKSDVQLSVVSLPWFLSLYINSMPLIFAFRVLDVFFVEGPKVLFQVGLAILRINGEELLDAADDGAFISVLKSYFSRLDESAHPKSENPKLRAVTRFQELMVVAFKEFSGITHSSITELRLKNKDAVLNNIENFAKRTAIRNLGPDSKLLNTDELGALYDRFYSVLYERQQRDLMIQEEQKRRAKTSRMRASEIFSSAPNQVEKGRVGLGPSTSLMDYDAFREFLASMCKWAISDSPGSSRRDTMAADDKYAKFNSARRAPDAISPWGTGPEPAEHEFLQRLYKKWDVDGNAALTLQNVVTGLAGIKGKRDIMGTITYFFELYDDDGDGKVDREGILRISEALLFLSRRGLEGTLSPNASSLALNGESGSAHESQASLPASLPVNERFLGSVSAFIRRCFEYADPDHPQNQGTNDTSQDGGADSNANAFAIGDDEDEEDLLSLESPSGSPSKAKKPKELSPDGDAQVDGANNESQRKVSKAKSEAANAALNPAQPLHMTLPTFRMVVLAEELLEQFFESSFPCSFHVIEGLQNAALAPQSSSLTTFASLGFSSRPPVPVQPGPHGAGRGLRGVLDNIVTDGMRVATEVRRRMEEAQKELEKNALPGQRPEDEEEDDDDIGIAVGARKGPGGPSGDNRSVKSSDRDLLDGLDAGAGASLKEQDQNLIDVNSGDGRPRAETAAAPGTGVVEFEG, encoded by the exons ATGTTCTCCAATTTCACGAACATCGTGCAAAAGGCCCAGCAGCTCATTGACCCGACCCAGGGCCTCAATCTGACGAGCTCCGATCGAAACCCTTCCAAGGCCTCCCTGTTCCAGAACCAGTTCCGGTTGCCGTCGTCGCAGAACCCCCTATACGAGATCAATGCCGAGCTCACCATCCCGCCCTCCAACGCTACCCAGGGTGATAAAGACCACGATCGAGGATGGCATTACGCCGGGAAGCTGCATCTGTCCGAGTCGTACATGTGCTTTTCAACCACGCCTACAAGCTTCGCACAGTCTGCTAGCACTTCCACCTCTTTGGCCTTCACCGGCCAGACCCATGGCGCGGGGCCAagcggcaatggcttcactTTCCCCTTGTGCGCGATTAGACGAGTTGAGAGATTAAATAGTCAGAATTTCCAG TTTGCGCTTGCCATCACGACCTGGAATGGTCTGCTAGCGGACACccccaaagacaaagacaatAATAAAGATGTTAAAGACGCGAAAGAACAACGAATTACCATTCATCTGGCTGGCTCCAGACCTGCCTGCGAGCGATTCTGCGATGGACTAAAGAGGGGCTTGAGAGCCGGCGTCGGCAACGTCGGCAAGCTGCGCAAGGTTGTCGCTGAGTGCTATTCCGAACACCTCCTGCGATCTGAGGACCGAAAGAACGCCAGCCCACCGGATGCCGGTCTCGGCATGGTATTTAGATACCCTGGTGACCCGAAGAAGCTGCGGGACAGGGCCAAGATGCGACTTTGGGCCGAGTACTTGCGAGACAACGGAAGAAACACAACTTTAATGCGTCAACCGACGTTCCACAAACTCATTCGCGTCGGTTTGCCGAATCGCTTACGCGGAGAGATTTGGGAGTTGACATCTGGCTCACTGTATTTGCGACTGGAGAACCCGACTCTCTATTCGGACACCCTGACTAAATTCGAAGGCCAAGAGTCACTCGCTATTGACGAGATTGAAAAGGATCTAAATCGAAGTCTGCCCGAGTACCCTGGTTTCCAAAGTGAAGACGGTATTGGTAGACTTCGTCGGGTTCTCACCGCATATAGCTGGGTCAATCCTGACGTTGGATactgccaagccatgaaTATTGTCGTGGCGGCGCTGCTAATCTACATGTCAGAGGCACAAGCTTTCTTCCTGCTTTCGTCTCTTTGCGACCGTCTTGTTCCAGGGTACTACTCGACGACCATGTACGGCACCCTACTAGACCAGAAAGTGTTTGAATCACTGGTTGAGAGAACCATGCCGATCCTGTGGGAGCATTTGGTGAAGAGTGACGTGCAATTATCGGTGGTCTCGCTACCCTGGTTCTTGTCGCTATATATCAACTCAATGCCCCTGATATTCGCCTTCCGCGTATTGGATGTCTTCTTTGTGGAGGGACCAAAAGTGCTGTTTCAAGTCGGTCTTGCGATCCTGCGCATCAACGGCGAGGAACTTTTGGATGCGGCGGATGACGGTGCCTTCATTTCCGTCCTGAAGTCATACTTCTCCAGGCTGGACGAGTCAGCCCACCCCAAGTCTGAGAACCCCAAGCTCCGAGCTGTCACCAGATTCCAAGAGCTCATGGTTGTCGCTTTCAAGGAATTTTCTGGCATCACCCACAGCAGCATCACTGAGTTGCGACTAAAGAACAAGGACGCGGTGCTAAACAACATAGAAAATTTCGCCAAGAGAACCGCGATTCGAAATTTAGGCCCTGACAGCAAGCTACTCAACACTGATGAGCTCGGTGCCTTGTATGACAGATTCTACAGCGTCTTGTATGAACGACAACAGCGAGATCTCATGATTCAAGAAGAACAGAAGCGCCGAGCCAAGACAAGTAGGATGCGAGCGTCGGAAATCTTTTCGTCTGCGCCCAACCAAGTGGAAAAGGGCCGTGTCGGCCTCGGACCAAGCACCAGTCTTATGGACTATGACGCATTCCGAGAATTCCTCGCCAGCATGTGTAAATGGGCCATATCTGATTCCCCCGGAAGTTCTAGGAGAGACACCATGGCTGCCGATGACAAATACGCCAAGTTCAATAGCGCCCGGAGAGCTCCAGATGCCATCTCTCCTTGGGGCACTGGCCCAGAGCCGGCGGAGCACGAGTTCCTACAGCGTCTGTACAAGAAGTGGGATGTAGACGGAAACGCGGCTTTGACACTGCAAAACGTTGTCACCGGGTTGGCGGGTATTAAGGGCAAGCGGGACATTATGGGCACAATTACATATTTCTTTGAGCTGTACGATGACGACGGGGATGGCAAGGTTGACCGTGAAGGTATATTGCGGATTTCCGAGGCGCTGCTATTCCTGTCACGACGCGGACTCGAAGGAACCCTCAGCCCGAACGCCTCGAGCCTGGCGCTTAATGGTGAATCCGGCAGCGCACATGAGTCCCAGGCAAGCTTACCAGCAAGTCTACCCGTCAATGAACGGTTCCTTGGCAGTGTGAGTGCATTTATTCGCCGGTGCTTTGAGTACGCAGATCCAGACCACCCGCAGAACCAGGGCACGAATGATACGTCGCAAGATGGTGGAGCGGACTCGAATGCGAATGCATTTGCTATCggagatgacgaggatgaggaggacctGTTGAGCCTGGAATCTCCATCAGGATCACCATCGAAAGCAAAGAAGCCCAAGGAACTGTCCCCGGATGGAGATGCGCAAGTCGATGGGGCTAACAACGAGTCACAACGAAAAGTATCCAAGGCGAAATCAGAGGCGGCCAACGCTGCACTGAACCCAGCACAGCCTCTACATATGACCCTGCCCACATTCAGAATGGTGGTTCTAGCTGAGGAGCTTCTGGAGCAGTTCTTTGAGTCTTCGTTCCCCTGCTCGTTCCACGTCATCGAGGGTCTTCAGAACGCAGCACTAGCACCACAAAGCTCTTCACTAACCACGTTTGCCAGCCTTGGTTTCAGCTCTAGACCTCCTGTCCCCGTTCAACCTGGACCCCATGGAGCAGGGCGTGGCTTGCGAGGTGTACTGGACAACATTGTCACAGACGGAATGCGGGTGGCAACTGAGGTACGACGACGGATGGAAGAGGCACAGAAGGAACTGGAGAAGAATGCACTGCCTGGACAGCGGcctgaagacgaggaagaggatgatgacgatattgGCATCGCAGTTGGAGCCAGAAAAGGACCCGGTGGACCCAGTGGGGATAACCGATCGGTCAAGAGCTCTGATCGCGACTTATTAGACGGATTAGACGCGGGGGCGGGGGCATCATTGAAAGAGCAGGACCAGAATCTTATAGATGTCAACTCGGGAGATGGCAGACCACGAGCAGAGACGGCTGCGGCGCCGGGGACAGGCGTAGTTGAGTTTGAGGGCTAG